A portion of the Salmo trutta chromosome 1, fSalTru1.1, whole genome shotgun sequence genome contains these proteins:
- the LOC115199966 gene encoding ran GTPase-activating protein 1 isoform X2 produces the protein MATDAVAQLADSLAKTQVTEGELSYKGQGRKFDNAQSVEEMVKEIQEFKGLQALRLEGNTYGVEAAQAIAKALETKSEFKYCYWSDMFTGRLRSEIPPALNSLGAALMTAGARLTVLDLSDNAFGPDGVKGIEKLLKSTACHTLQELRLNNCGMGIGGGKILAAALTECYKQSSAQGTPLGLKVFIAGRNRLENDGATALAQAFQLMGSLEEVHVPQNGINHPGVTALATAMQHNPQLRVLNLNDNTFTKKGAIAMAQALKHLRSVQVINFGDCLVRSEGAIAIAEAVTEGLPILKELNLSFGEITGEAALLVAQSVEGKATLEKLDLNGNCLGEEGCDALREVMDGLNMGDLLGSLSDDEGEPEDDDEDDEEEEDDYEEDDDVEEEDSSVNQVSSPPSVPRPPDAASFLCFPSPDKLLKLGTKRALLFEQQVDVADAGKTAEAFLKISSVYNEEDEDVKSAVLDSIDAILRKAFASPSFQGYNFVSSLLVMLGLLKSEDKVKPVRVVPGHLQALEYVVRQDYFPQDHIAVLEAFMSR, from the exons ATGGCGACGGATGCTGTTGCCCAGTTGGCCGACTCTCTGGCCAAAACTCAGGTGACTGAGGGAGAGTTGAGTTATAAAGGCCAAGGACGCAAATTCGACAATGCACAATCTG TGGAAGAGATGGTGAAAGAGATCCAGGAGTTCAAGGGGTTGCAAGCGCTCAGGCTGGAGGGGAACACTTATGGAGTGGAGGCAGCACAGGCCATCGCTAAAGCCCTGGAGACAAAGAGTGAATTTAAG tactGTTACTGGAGTGACATGTTTACTGGGCGACTGCGTTCTGAGATCCCTCCAGCCCTG AACTCCCTGGGTGCGGCCCTGATGACAGCAGGCGCCAGACTGACTGTGCTGGACCTCAGTGACAACGCCTTTGGACCAGACGGGGTGAAGGGCATCGAGAAGTTGCTCAAGAGCACTGCCTGTCACACACTGCAGGAACTGAGGCTCAACAACTGCGGCATGGGCATTGGTGGAGGCAAG ATCTTAGCTGCAGCGTTGACGGAGTGCTATAAGCAGTCCAGTGCACAGGGCACCCCCCTCGGGCTGAAGGTGTTCATCGCAGGCAGAAACCGTCTGGAGAACGATGGGGCCACTGCCCTCGCCCAGGCCTTCCAG CTGATGGGTAGTCTGGAGGAGGTGCACGTGCCCCAGAATGGGATCAACCACCCTGGAGTGACTGCTCTGGCCACTGCCATGCAACACAACCCCCAACTCCGGGTCCTCAACCTCAACGACAACACCTTCACTAAGAAAGGAGCTATCGCCATGGCACAG GCTCTGAAACATTTGCGAAGTGTCCAGGTGATAAACTTTGGAGACTGTCTGGTGCGTTCCGAGGGTGCTATAGCCATCGCCGAGGCAGTTACTGAGGGCCTTCCCATCCTCAAG GAGCTGAATCTGTCATTCGGGGAGATCACAGGAGAAGCTGCACTGCTGGTGGCACAATCAGTCGAGGGCAAAGCCACACTGGAGAAACTAGACCTAAATG GTAACTGCCTGGGGGAAGAGGGCTGTGATGCTCTCAGAGAGGTAATGGATGGCCTGAACATGGGAGACCTGCTGGGATCACTCAG CGACGATGAAGGGGAGCcggaggatgatgatgaggatgatgaggaggaagaggatgactatgaggaggatgatgatgtgGAGGAAGAAGACAGCAGTGTGAATCAGGTTTCCTCCCCTCCGTCAGTGCCCCGACCCCCAGATGCCGCCTCCTTCCTCTGCTTCCCATCCCCCGACAAGCTGCTCAAACTGGGCACCAAGAGGGCCCTGCTCTTCGAACAGCAG GTAGATGTGGCTGATGCTGGTAAGACAGCGGAGGCTTTCCTGAAAATCTCCTCTGTGTACAATGAGGAAGATGAAGATGTTAAGAGTGCTGTCCTAGACAGTATTG ATGCAATTCTCAGGAAAGCCTTCGCAAGCCCCTCCTTCCAAGGTTACAACTTTGTATCATCGCTGTTAGTAATGCTGGGACTCCTCAAG AGTGAGGACAAGGTGAAGCCGGTACGTGTGGTACCTGGTCATTTGCAGGCCCTGGAGTACGTTGTGCGTCAGGACTACTTCCCCCAGGACCACATCGCCGTGCTGGAGGCCTTCATGTCCCGGTAA
- the LOC115199966 gene encoding ran GTPase-activating protein 1 isoform X1 — translation MATDAVAQLADSLAKTQVTEGELSYKGQGRKFDNAQSVEEMVKEIQEFKGLQALRLEGNTYGVEAAQAIAKALETKSEFKYCYWSDMFTGRLRSEIPPALNSLGAALMTAGARLTVLDLSDNAFGPDGVKGIEKLLKSTACHTLQELRLNNCGMGIGGGKILAAALTECYKQSSAQGTPLGLKVFIAGRNRLENDGATALAQAFQLMGSLEEVHVPQNGINHPGVTALATAMQHNPQLRVLNLNDNTFTKKGAIAMAQALKHLRSVQVINFGDCLVRSEGAIAIAEAVTEGLPILKELNLSFGEITGEAALLVAQSVEGKATLEKLDLNGNCLGEEGCDALREVMDGLNMGDLLGSLSDDEGEPEDDDEDDEEEEDDYEEDDDVEEEDSSVNQVSSPPSVPRPPDAASFLCFPSPDKLLKLGTKRALLFEQQVDVADAGKTAEAFLKISSVYNEEDEDVKSAVLDSIDAILRKAFASPSFQGYNFVSSLLVMLGLLKSEDKVKPVRVVPGHLQALEYVVRQDYFPQDHIAVLEAFMSRHIQALESCSSARNILKSTLEQVRPEN, via the exons ATGGCGACGGATGCTGTTGCCCAGTTGGCCGACTCTCTGGCCAAAACTCAGGTGACTGAGGGAGAGTTGAGTTATAAAGGCCAAGGACGCAAATTCGACAATGCACAATCTG TGGAAGAGATGGTGAAAGAGATCCAGGAGTTCAAGGGGTTGCAAGCGCTCAGGCTGGAGGGGAACACTTATGGAGTGGAGGCAGCACAGGCCATCGCTAAAGCCCTGGAGACAAAGAGTGAATTTAAG tactGTTACTGGAGTGACATGTTTACTGGGCGACTGCGTTCTGAGATCCCTCCAGCCCTG AACTCCCTGGGTGCGGCCCTGATGACAGCAGGCGCCAGACTGACTGTGCTGGACCTCAGTGACAACGCCTTTGGACCAGACGGGGTGAAGGGCATCGAGAAGTTGCTCAAGAGCACTGCCTGTCACACACTGCAGGAACTGAGGCTCAACAACTGCGGCATGGGCATTGGTGGAGGCAAG ATCTTAGCTGCAGCGTTGACGGAGTGCTATAAGCAGTCCAGTGCACAGGGCACCCCCCTCGGGCTGAAGGTGTTCATCGCAGGCAGAAACCGTCTGGAGAACGATGGGGCCACTGCCCTCGCCCAGGCCTTCCAG CTGATGGGTAGTCTGGAGGAGGTGCACGTGCCCCAGAATGGGATCAACCACCCTGGAGTGACTGCTCTGGCCACTGCCATGCAACACAACCCCCAACTCCGGGTCCTCAACCTCAACGACAACACCTTCACTAAGAAAGGAGCTATCGCCATGGCACAG GCTCTGAAACATTTGCGAAGTGTCCAGGTGATAAACTTTGGAGACTGTCTGGTGCGTTCCGAGGGTGCTATAGCCATCGCCGAGGCAGTTACTGAGGGCCTTCCCATCCTCAAG GAGCTGAATCTGTCATTCGGGGAGATCACAGGAGAAGCTGCACTGCTGGTGGCACAATCAGTCGAGGGCAAAGCCACACTGGAGAAACTAGACCTAAATG GTAACTGCCTGGGGGAAGAGGGCTGTGATGCTCTCAGAGAGGTAATGGATGGCCTGAACATGGGAGACCTGCTGGGATCACTCAG CGACGATGAAGGGGAGCcggaggatgatgatgaggatgatgaggaggaagaggatgactatgaggaggatgatgatgtgGAGGAAGAAGACAGCAGTGTGAATCAGGTTTCCTCCCCTCCGTCAGTGCCCCGACCCCCAGATGCCGCCTCCTTCCTCTGCTTCCCATCCCCCGACAAGCTGCTCAAACTGGGCACCAAGAGGGCCCTGCTCTTCGAACAGCAG GTAGATGTGGCTGATGCTGGTAAGACAGCGGAGGCTTTCCTGAAAATCTCCTCTGTGTACAATGAGGAAGATGAAGATGTTAAGAGTGCTGTCCTAGACAGTATTG ATGCAATTCTCAGGAAAGCCTTCGCAAGCCCCTCCTTCCAAGGTTACAACTTTGTATCATCGCTGTTAGTAATGCTGGGACTCCTCAAG AGTGAGGACAAGGTGAAGCCGGTACGTGTGGTACCTGGTCATTTGCAGGCCCTGGAGTACGTTGTGCGTCAGGACTACTTCCCCCAGGACCACATCGCCGTGCTGGAGGCCTTCATGTCCCG